One window of Oryza brachyantha chromosome 12, ObraRS2, whole genome shotgun sequence genomic DNA carries:
- the LOC121056030 gene encoding SH3 and multiple ankyrin repeat domains protein 3-like has protein sequence MADSASGPHPLPPASPPPPPDPGGKRQRRPSVRLAGSIPLPSHLPHPRRIPITPSSRSRKPLHLQHPHPSSSPKPSGDQQDDPEEEDGTPSTPASPDVDDLVLAAAFPRKPRSLEAQGESAAAAAASEEVVDVAEWLWGIGMGRYAAAFEAHEVDGEVLPCLTMDDLRDMGIGAVGARRKLYCAIQRLPPPPPPPPPPRR, from the coding sequence ATGGCCGACTCCGCCTCCGGGCCCCACCCGCTCccccccgcctcgccgccgccgccgccggacccCGGCGGCAAGCGCCAGCGCCGCCCCAGCGTCCGCCTCGCCGGCTCCATCCCGCTCCCCTCCCACCTCCCCCACCCTCGCCGCATTCCCATCACcccctcctcccgctcccgcaagcccctccacctccaacacccccacccctcctcctcgcccaaACCCAGCGGCGACCAGCAGGACgacccggaggaggaggacgggacCCCCTCCACCCCCGCCTCCCCCGACGTCGACgacctcgtcctcgccgccgcgttccCCCGCAAGCCGAGGTCCCTGGAGGCGCAGGGggagagcgccgccgccgccgccgcgtcggaggaggtggtggacgTCGCCGAGTGGCTGTGGGGGATCGGGATGGGGCGGTACGCGGCGGCGTTCGAGGCGCACGAGGTGGACGGGGAGGTGCTGCCCTGCCTCACCATGGACGACCTCCGCGACATGGGCATCGGCGCCGTCGGGGCGCGCCGCAAGCTCTACTGCGCCATCCAGaggctgcctcctcctcctcctccgccgccaccgccacggaGGTGA